In a single window of the Synechococcus sp. MW101C3 genome:
- a CDS encoding aldo/keto reductase: MPPIPTRRFGRTGLPMPVLSLGGMRYQQSWSDLPGDQITPASQANVAATLERARAHGLHHIETARHYGTSERQLGWLLGPTPDPQRILQTKVPPHEDPAAFEAELELSCARLQVERLDLLAIHGVNLPEHLQQTLRPGGCLEVVRRWQRDGRLGSVGFSTHAPLPLILEAIESDAFDYINLHWYFIRQQNSAAIEAAHRHDMGVFLISPTDKGGHLHSPSERLCELCAPLHPIVFNDLFCLANADVHTLSVGAACPQDLDLHLEAVQRLPEADQLLPPVLERLEQARLDALGAAWLASWQEGLPDWSDTPGGINVPVLLWLYNLLEAWDLESFGRARYGLLGQGGHWFPGANADALDAEVSEAALLAALRASPWAAQIPELLRRLRRRLGGTPHQRLMAGEAAA, translated from the coding sequence ATGCCGCCCATCCCCACGCGCCGTTTCGGCCGCACCGGTCTGCCCATGCCGGTGCTTTCACTCGGCGGCATGCGCTACCAGCAGAGCTGGAGCGACCTTCCCGGCGACCAGATCACCCCGGCCAGCCAGGCGAATGTGGCGGCCACCCTGGAGCGGGCCCGCGCCCATGGCCTGCATCACATCGAAACGGCGCGCCACTACGGCACCTCTGAACGGCAGCTGGGCTGGCTGCTGGGGCCCACGCCGGATCCGCAGCGCATCCTCCAGACCAAGGTGCCGCCGCACGAGGATCCCGCCGCCTTCGAGGCCGAGCTGGAACTCAGCTGTGCGCGGCTCCAGGTGGAGCGGCTCGATCTGCTGGCCATCCATGGCGTCAACCTGCCGGAGCACCTGCAGCAGACCCTCCGCCCGGGCGGCTGCCTGGAGGTGGTGCGCCGCTGGCAGCGCGACGGCAGGCTCGGCTCTGTCGGCTTCTCCACCCATGCTCCGCTGCCGCTGATCCTGGAGGCGATCGAAAGTGATGCCTTCGATTACATCAACCTGCACTGGTATTTCATCCGCCAGCAGAACAGCGCGGCGATCGAGGCCGCCCACCGCCATGACATGGGCGTGTTCCTGATCAGCCCCACCGACAAGGGGGGGCACCTGCACAGCCCCTCGGAGCGGCTGTGTGAGCTGTGCGCGCCACTGCATCCGATCGTGTTCAACGATCTTTTCTGCCTCGCCAACGCCGACGTGCACACACTCAGCGTCGGAGCGGCCTGCCCCCAGGACCTCGACCTGCACCTGGAGGCTGTGCAGCGGCTCCCCGAGGCTGATCAGCTGCTGCCGCCGGTGCTGGAGCGGCTGGAACAAGCGCGGCTCGACGCGCTCGGCGCTGCCTGGCTGGCCAGCTGGCAGGAGGGGCTGCCCGACTGGAGCGACACCCCCGGTGGCATCAACGTGCCGGTGCTGCTCTGGCTGTACAACCTGCTGGAAGCCTGGGACCTCGAGAGCTTCGGCCGCGCTCGCTACGGCCTGCTGGGGCAGGGGGGGCACTGGTTTCCCGGTGCCAATGCCGATGCCCTCGATGCCGAGGTGAGCGAGGCGGCGTTGTTGGCGGCTCTACGGGCCAGCCCCTGGGCCGCCCAGATCCCCGAGCTGCTGCGCCGACTGCGCCGTCGGCTCGGAGGTACCCCGCACCAGCGGCTGATGGCCGGGGAGGCGGCCGCCTAG
- the rsmG gene encoding 16S rRNA (guanine(527)-N(7))-methyltransferase RsmG — protein MNAPLDPLSPPDQARDLTTIWPALGWQPDAAQLGALEALQQELRQWNGRLNLTRLVEGDDYWIAQVFDSLWPWRSLLCSPAAPLQLVDVGTGGGFPGLVLAIALPQARLTLVDSVGRKAAAVQAMAAALDLGERVVVRCERAELTGHSRDCRGRFDWALARAVAAAPVVAEYLVPLLRPGGQALLYRGQWGAEDQQAMERAVLPLRAELRRVERQELPSGRGVRHAVVVASTGPCPRLYPRPVGVPAKLPLG, from the coding sequence ATGAACGCTCCGCTCGATCCCCTCAGCCCCCCGGACCAGGCCAGAGACCTGACCACGATCTGGCCCGCACTCGGCTGGCAACCCGACGCGGCGCAGTTGGGCGCACTCGAAGCGCTGCAGCAGGAGCTGCGCCAGTGGAATGGCCGCCTCAACCTCACCCGGCTGGTGGAGGGCGACGACTACTGGATCGCCCAGGTGTTCGACAGCCTCTGGCCCTGGCGCTCCCTGCTATGTAGCCCGGCGGCGCCGCTGCAGCTGGTGGACGTGGGCACCGGCGGCGGCTTCCCCGGCCTGGTGCTGGCGATCGCCCTGCCCCAGGCGCGGCTCACCCTGGTGGATTCGGTGGGCCGCAAGGCGGCGGCCGTGCAGGCGATGGCCGCCGCGCTGGATCTGGGCGAGCGGGTGGTGGTGCGGTGCGAGCGGGCGGAACTCACAGGCCACAGCCGTGATTGCCGCGGCCGCTTCGACTGGGCCCTGGCCCGCGCCGTGGCCGCGGCGCCGGTGGTGGCCGAATATCTGGTGCCGCTGCTCAGGCCCGGGGGCCAGGCGCTGCTCTACCGGGGCCAGTGGGGCGCCGAAGACCAGCAGGCCATGGAGCGGGCCGTGCTGCCCCTGCGGGCGGAGCTGCGGCGGGTGGAGCGGCAGGAGCTGCCGTCAGGCCGTGGTGTGCGCCATGCCGTGGTGGTGGCTTCCACTGGACCATGCCCCAGGCTCTACCCCCGTCCCGTGGGCGTACCCGCCAAGCTGCCGCTGGGCTAG
- a CDS encoding J domain-containing protein produces MAAGERPGGGQTHYQLLRLSTTATAQELRLAFRTLSKLYHPDTTTLPAAEAEQQFQRLQTAYTTLSDPDSRHAYDRQLRLLQLQKAAALQKATAAPGLGVPAGQRALSARRALSGGEWFALVLLGAALVCSLVLGLGLAWWRGVDLLVLPVSVQTAPPSGDTAGDERPASASDAPLQPSVAGPGAMAAAAGSEPQPQ; encoded by the coding sequence GTGGCTGCAGGCGAACGTCCAGGAGGGGGGCAGACCCACTACCAGTTGCTGCGTCTGTCGACCACGGCGACGGCTCAGGAGCTGCGCCTGGCGTTCCGCACCTTGAGCAAGCTGTACCACCCCGACACCACCACTCTGCCGGCTGCGGAAGCAGAGCAGCAGTTTCAGCGCCTGCAGACGGCCTACACCACCCTCAGCGACCCCGATAGTCGCCACGCCTACGACCGGCAGCTGCGGCTGCTGCAGCTGCAGAAAGCTGCAGCGCTCCAGAAGGCCACGGCCGCCCCCGGCCTGGGGGTTCCCGCTGGGCAGCGCGCCCTCTCCGCACGCCGGGCGCTTTCGGGCGGTGAGTGGTTCGCGCTGGTGCTGCTCGGTGCCGCCCTGGTGTGCAGCCTGGTGCTGGGGCTCGGTCTGGCCTGGTGGCGGGGAGTTGATCTGCTGGTGTTGCCCGTGTCCGTGCAGACTGCCCCTCCATCCGGTGATACCGCTGGGGATGAACGCCCTGCCTCCGCTTCAGACGCCCCTCTACAACCATCCGTTGCCGGCCCTGGAGCAATGGCTGCGGCAGCTGGGAGCGAGCCCCAGCCGCAGTGA
- a CDS encoding DUF3143 domain-containing protein, which yields MNALPPLQTPLYNHPLPALEQWLRQLGASPSRSDRSSWDLHQPHWSALIEFAVEDIRVTWHQDGRSTVRLFPYGLTRADVESAILAGP from the coding sequence ATGAACGCCCTGCCTCCGCTTCAGACGCCCCTCTACAACCATCCGTTGCCGGCCCTGGAGCAATGGCTGCGGCAGCTGGGAGCGAGCCCCAGCCGCAGTGACCGCAGCTCCTGGGATCTTCATCAGCCGCACTGGAGTGCCTTGATCGAGTTCGCGGTCGAGGACATCCGCGTGACCTGGCACCAGGACGGGCGCAGCACGGTGCGGCTGTTTCCCTATGGCCTCACCCGCGCCGATGTGGAATCAGCGATCCTGGCCGGGCCCTGA
- the bioA gene encoding adenosylmethionine--8-amino-7-oxononanoate transaminase, which produces MSWHPHLWHPTTQVATSEPPLRAVRGRGALLELDDGRQLIDAISSWWVTLHGHAEPTIAAAVASQVTELEQVIFANFSHPQAEQLATSLSAASGLERLFFSDDGSTAVEVALKIAWQWWRNRGEDRPQWIAFDGAYHGDTFGAMAMGERSLFSAPFDPLLCPVARAPWPSTWWHDPLVAEKEEAALQALESLLERPTAAVILEPLVQGASGMAMVRPGFLQAVEQRVRQAGALLIADEVMTGFGRTGALFACRKAGIRPDLVALSKGLTGGFLPMGVTLASEQLYQGFISGDPTHTFFHGHSFTANPLGCAAANASLALLAGAPERYAGFEARHRPHLEALAADPRVERPRLCGTIAAFDLKVADPGYLNRSGRVLQRLALERGVFIRPLGQVVYLLPPLCLTDDQLAHCYGVIQEGLAAL; this is translated from the coding sequence ATGAGCTGGCATCCCCATCTCTGGCATCCGACCACCCAGGTGGCCACGAGCGAGCCGCCGCTGCGGGCTGTGCGCGGCCGGGGCGCCCTGCTGGAACTCGATGACGGCCGCCAGTTGATCGACGCGATTAGTAGCTGGTGGGTGACCCTGCACGGGCATGCCGAGCCCACGATCGCGGCAGCGGTGGCCAGCCAGGTGACGGAGCTTGAGCAGGTGATCTTCGCCAACTTCAGCCATCCCCAGGCCGAGCAGCTGGCCACAAGCCTCAGCGCCGCCAGCGGGCTGGAGCGGCTGTTCTTCTCCGATGACGGCTCCACGGCCGTGGAGGTGGCCCTGAAGATCGCCTGGCAGTGGTGGCGGAATCGTGGCGAGGACCGCCCGCAGTGGATCGCCTTTGACGGGGCCTACCACGGCGACACCTTCGGGGCGATGGCGATGGGGGAGCGGTCCCTGTTTTCGGCGCCCTTCGACCCGCTGCTCTGCCCGGTGGCGCGGGCCCCCTGGCCCTCCACCTGGTGGCACGATCCGCTGGTGGCAGAGAAGGAAGAGGCAGCGTTACAGGCGCTCGAAAGCCTGCTGGAACGTCCCACGGCGGCGGTGATCCTGGAGCCGCTCGTGCAGGGGGCCAGCGGCATGGCGATGGTGCGTCCCGGCTTTCTCCAGGCGGTGGAGCAGCGGGTGCGCCAGGCGGGTGCCCTGCTGATCGCCGACGAGGTGATGACCGGCTTCGGCCGCACCGGCGCGCTGTTCGCCTGCCGCAAGGCGGGGATCCGTCCCGACCTGGTGGCGCTTTCTAAAGGCCTCACCGGAGGCTTCCTGCCGATGGGGGTGACCCTGGCCAGCGAGCAGCTTTACCAGGGGTTCATCAGCGGGGACCCCACCCACACCTTCTTCCACGGCCACAGCTTCACGGCCAACCCGCTGGGCTGCGCCGCGGCCAACGCCAGCCTGGCCCTGCTGGCCGGAGCTCCGGAGCGGTATGCGGGCTTCGAAGCGCGGCACCGGCCGCATCTCGAAGCGCTCGCCGCCGATCCGCGCGTGGAGCGGCCGCGCCTGTGCGGCACCATCGCCGCCTTCGACCTCAAGGTGGCCGACCCCGGCTACCTGAACCGCAGCGGGCGGGTGCTTCAGCGTCTGGCGCTGGAACGGGGCGTGTTCATCAGGCCCCTGGGGCAGGTGGTCTATCTGCTGCCGCCCCTGTGCCTCACTGACGACCAGCTGGCCCACTGCTACGGCGTGATCCAGGAGGGTCTGGCCGCCCTGTGA
- the bioD gene encoding dethiobiotin synthase, protein MKQQLIICGTDTDVGKTVVSALLTLGLGAHYWKPVQCGLEDGGDRDRVGRMLGLTAAQIEQRLLPEAYRFAAPVSPHWAAELEGEHLERERLDLPAVDGPLVVETAGGLLVPLRRDLMQIDQIQRWGLPVVLVARSGLGTLNHTLLSVEALRSRQIPLLGLVLNGPPHADNPGTLRELSGAPLLGCLPPLPLLGAAALAEAWETSGLSSALGAP, encoded by the coding sequence ATGAAGCAGCAACTGATCATCTGCGGCACGGACACCGACGTGGGCAAGACCGTGGTCAGCGCCCTGCTGACCCTGGGGCTGGGCGCCCACTACTGGAAGCCGGTGCAGTGCGGGCTCGAGGACGGCGGCGACCGTGACCGGGTGGGCCGGATGCTGGGGCTGACCGCCGCGCAGATCGAGCAGCGATTACTGCCGGAGGCCTACCGCTTCGCCGCGCCGGTCTCGCCCCACTGGGCTGCCGAGCTGGAAGGGGAGCATCTCGAGCGGGAGCGGCTGGATCTTCCCGCCGTGGACGGACCGTTGGTGGTGGAAACGGCCGGCGGGCTGCTGGTGCCCCTGCGCCGTGACCTGATGCAGATCGATCAGATCCAGCGCTGGGGGTTGCCGGTGGTGCTGGTGGCCCGCAGCGGACTGGGCACCCTCAACCACACGCTGCTGTCGGTCGAGGCGCTGCGGAGCCGCCAGATCCCCCTGCTGGGCCTCGTGCTCAACGGCCCCCCGCATGCCGACAATCCCGGCACCTTGCGCGAGCTGAGCGGTGCGCCGCTGCTGGGCTGCCTGCCGCCGCTGCCGCTGCTGGGCGCCGCCGCGCTGGCCGAGGCCTGGGAGACCAGCGGCCTCAGCAGCGCCCTCGGCGCCCCGTAA
- a CDS encoding methyltransferase domain-containing protein, whose product MTLQEQVRKAFGRHAGTYEQRASLQRAVAWRLARHCRELPLVAGPCADLGAGSGLLSRAVQQLRPSLQPLRLDLCAELLHQGARDGGESLLWDLNTGLPPQLENASLLVSSFALQWLECPQDQLEHWCRRLAPGGWLVLAVPTAGSFPQWLQAAAGARGPCSALPLPEAGALVHGAQRHLKLKAQRRLRFSRFAPTALTFLRQIQALGAGSTPAAPLTPGQWRRLEAAWPAEPTLSPAGRPRKLLTWEVLVLIGQRPAPSPWRQAGTVA is encoded by the coding sequence ATGACCCTGCAGGAGCAGGTGCGCAAGGCGTTCGGCCGCCACGCCGGTACCTATGAGCAACGGGCCAGCCTGCAGCGGGCGGTGGCCTGGCGGCTGGCCCGCCACTGCCGCGAGCTGCCGTTGGTTGCCGGCCCCTGCGCCGACCTCGGCGCCGGTAGCGGCCTGCTGAGCAGGGCGGTGCAGCAACTGCGGCCGTCACTTCAGCCCCTGCGCCTCGACCTCTGCGCCGAGCTGCTGCACCAAGGTGCAAGGGACGGGGGGGAATCGCTGCTGTGGGACCTCAACACCGGCCTGCCGCCCCAGCTGGAGAACGCCTCGTTGCTGGTGTCGAGCTTTGCGTTGCAGTGGCTCGAGTGCCCGCAGGATCAGCTGGAGCACTGGTGCCGCCGCCTGGCCCCGGGCGGCTGGCTGGTGCTGGCGGTACCCACGGCCGGCAGCTTCCCCCAGTGGCTCCAGGCGGCGGCGGGGGCGCGGGGGCCCTGCAGCGCCCTGCCGCTGCCCGAAGCCGGCGCCTTGGTGCATGGCGCCCAGCGCCACCTGAAGCTCAAGGCACAGCGGCGCCTGCGCTTCAGCCGCTTCGCGCCGACGGCGCTCACCTTTCTGCGGCAGATCCAGGCGCTCGGTGCCGGCAGCACGCCTGCGGCGCCACTCACACCCGGCCAGTGGCGCCGGCTGGAGGCCGCCTGGCCGGCGGAGCCCACCCTGAGCCCAGCCGGCCGGCCGCGCAAGCTCCTCACCTGGGAGGTGCTGGTGCTGATCGGTCAGCGGCCCGCTCCCAGCCCGTGGCGCCAGGCTGGCACTGTGGCGTGA
- a CDS encoding alpha/beta hydrolase has product MSGQLLAMHGWAGDSRAWEPWRAAAEPRGWSWHCGERGYGPLLPRIPAWENGSPPGRRGVLVHSLGLHLLPPAVLASADAVVLLASFAAFVPSGREGRPLRAALAGMEARLAGGQAADLLADFLRQAAAPDPADLLPPGPGSEPLTAAGIERLRSDLDLLGRVDRLPAAFPLAARVLLVEAEDDRIVAAASRAALRRALPAATVWQIAGAGHSLLRAPLIEPVLSWLEAP; this is encoded by the coding sequence ATGAGCGGGCAACTGCTGGCGATGCATGGCTGGGCCGGCGACAGCCGGGCCTGGGAGCCGTGGCGGGCAGCTGCCGAGCCACGCGGCTGGAGCTGGCACTGCGGCGAACGGGGCTACGGACCGCTGCTGCCCCGGATCCCCGCCTGGGAGAACGGATCGCCCCCCGGCAGGCGCGGTGTGCTTGTCCATTCACTCGGGCTGCACTTATTGCCTCCAGCCGTGCTGGCCTCCGCCGATGCGGTGGTGCTGCTGGCGAGCTTCGCGGCCTTCGTGCCGTCAGGGAGGGAAGGCCGCCCCCTGCGCGCTGCCCTGGCCGGCATGGAAGCGCGGCTGGCCGGCGGGCAGGCCGCGGACCTGCTGGCGGACTTCCTTCGCCAGGCGGCAGCACCCGATCCCGCCGACCTGCTGCCACCGGGCCCGGGGAGCGAGCCACTCACGGCAGCGGGCATCGAGCGGCTGCGCAGCGATCTGGACCTGCTGGGGCGGGTCGACAGGCTGCCGGCAGCGTTTCCACTCGCAGCCCGGGTGCTGCTGGTGGAAGCCGAGGATGACCGGATTGTCGCCGCCGCCAGCCGGGCCGCCCTGCGGCGGGCTCTGCCCGCGGCCACCGTCTGGCAGATCGCCGGAGCGGGCCACAGCCTGCTGCGCGCGCCCCTGATCGAGCCCGTGCTCAGCTGGCTGGAGGCGCCATGA
- a CDS encoding aminotransferase class I/II-fold pyridoxal phosphate-dependent enzyme has product MNVLPAGDPADPLSSLWPSLSRVPPDRRRRLRSFATTAGGGLKAVVGAGEAAAPLLDLASNDYLGFSHHPLLQQAACDAIARDGTGSGASPLVTGTRPVHTLLAETLANWLGRGQVLLFPSGFQANLAAVLALTGRHGVVLADRLIHHSLLLGVQASGARLLRFRHNDSADLERRLIQQRTAEPQRQTLVITESLFSMEGTSPDLAAIARICRQQRARLLVDEAHGLGVLGPGGRGLAHGLAGVSLVSGTFGKAFGSGGAFLAADAPLADWLLQSSGAFRYSTALAPCLAAAALAALELLQQDPGLGQALLNRAERWRCGLAAAGWQRPEGTGPVLPLLVGNDGAALALQAQLERAGLLSVAIRPPTVPEGTSRLRLVLSRSLPTGTLARLLAALGTPVAGGGR; this is encoded by the coding sequence GTGAACGTGCTCCCGGCCGGTGATCCTGCCGATCCCCTCAGCTCCCTGTGGCCATCCCTCAGCCGCGTCCCCCCCGACCGGCGCCGGCGGCTGCGCAGCTTTGCCACCACGGCCGGCGGCGGGCTGAAGGCCGTGGTGGGCGCCGGTGAGGCGGCAGCGCCACTGCTGGACCTGGCCAGCAACGACTATCTGGGCTTCAGCCATCACCCCCTTCTGCAGCAGGCAGCCTGCGACGCCATCGCCAGAGACGGCACCGGCTCCGGCGCCTCTCCGCTGGTGACAGGCACCCGGCCGGTGCACACCCTGCTGGCCGAAACCCTCGCCAACTGGCTCGGGCGTGGGCAGGTGCTGCTGTTCCCCAGCGGATTTCAGGCCAATCTGGCGGCCGTGCTCGCCCTCACAGGGCGGCACGGGGTGGTGCTGGCGGACCGGCTGATCCATCACTCGCTGCTGCTGGGGGTGCAGGCCAGCGGCGCCCGCCTGCTGCGGTTCCGCCACAACGACAGCGCCGACCTTGAACGGCGGCTGATCCAGCAACGGACAGCGGAGCCTCAGCGCCAGACGCTGGTGATCACCGAGAGCCTGTTCAGCATGGAGGGCACCAGCCCGGATCTGGCGGCCATCGCCCGCATCTGCCGGCAGCAGAGGGCGCGGCTGTTGGTGGATGAAGCGCACGGGCTCGGCGTGTTGGGGCCGGGCGGACGGGGCCTGGCCCATGGCCTGGCAGGGGTGAGCCTGGTGAGCGGCACCTTCGGCAAGGCCTTCGGCAGCGGCGGCGCCTTTCTGGCGGCTGATGCCCCCCTGGCCGACTGGCTGCTGCAGAGCTCAGGCGCTTTCCGCTACTCCACGGCCCTAGCGCCCTGCCTAGCGGCGGCTGCCCTGGCGGCCCTGGAGCTGCTGCAGCAGGATCCCGGACTGGGGCAGGCCCTGCTGAACCGGGCGGAGCGCTGGCGCTGCGGCCTGGCCGCAGCCGGCTGGCAGCGACCGGAAGGGACCGGGCCGGTGCTGCCGCTGCTGGTGGGCAATGACGGGGCCGCCCTGGCGCTGCAAGCGCAGCTGGAGCGGGCCGGTCTGCTCAGCGTGGCGATCCGCCCGCCCACGGTGCCTGAGGGCACCTCCCGCTTGCGACTGGTGCTGAGCCGCAGCCTGCCCACCGGCACGCTGGCGCGGTTGCTGGCCGCCCTCGGCACGCCGGTGGCCGGTGGCGGCCGATGA
- a CDS encoding RNA helicase: MLTAGTDAPSAATTVPPAVPVPEPHHEPKPVSPVEELFPFPLDPFQLEAIDALNQGHSVVVSAPTGSGKTLVGEYAIHRALAHGQRVFYTTPLKALSNQKLRDFRQQFGEERVGLMTGDLSVNREAAIVVMTTEIFRNMLYAEVDRGDDPLADVEAVVLDECHYMNDSQRGTVWEESIIHCPPAVQLVALSATVANAGQLTDWIERVHGPTTLVMSDHRPVPLAFSFCSAKGLHPLLNDEGTGLHPNCKVWRAPKGDRRKGKTPRPPQPEPAPLPFVVAQLAEREMLPAIYFIFSRRGCDKAVRDLGRSNLLNAQEAEVVRRRLDAFVAVTPEAVREGGHAEALLRGIAAHHAGVLPAWKELIEELFQQGLVKVVFATETLAAGINMPARTTVISALSKRTERGHRPLMGSEFLQMAGRAGRRGLDVQGYVVTVQSRFEGVREAGALATSPADPLVSQFTPSYGMVLNLLQRYDLAKARQLVERSFGRYLANIDLLEDEARIAELRQQLEQLTGLGDDVPWEAFEAYEKQRDHLREERRLLRILQQQAEETLAHELTLALQFASEGTLVSLKCPQLRGRVTPAVIVEKPMGPGQFPLLLCLTDDNIWILVPCNAVVSLHAELSCLQVTTIAAPELRHVGELRHGDQHSGGLALAVGSMARRHDMTTPQYDLAGEVRDQALRVQQLEAELERHPAHAWGDRRQLKKQRRRMEELDAEIEERQRLLHHRSNRHWDTFLSLIEILRFFGALAGPDGLVPTEVGRTVAALRGDNELWLGLSLMSGHLDELSPAELAAVFEAISTEVNRPDLWSAYDPPPLAEEALRDLGGLRRELLRQQEKAAVVVPAWWEPELMGLVHAWASGTSWVDVMANTSLDEGDVVRILRRTVDLLAQVPYAEALSELLRTTARKALNAINRFPVCELQDLPGATASAAPNPAAPSPPSLADEGTKGVE, translated from the coding sequence ATGCTCACTGCCGGTACCGACGCTCCGTCCGCTGCGACGACGGTTCCCCCCGCGGTGCCTGTTCCGGAGCCCCACCACGAGCCGAAGCCTGTGTCTCCGGTGGAGGAGCTGTTCCCGTTCCCGCTCGATCCCTTCCAGCTGGAAGCGATCGACGCCCTCAACCAGGGGCATTCGGTGGTGGTGAGTGCCCCCACTGGCTCCGGTAAAACCCTGGTGGGCGAATACGCCATCCATCGGGCGCTGGCCCACGGGCAGCGCGTTTTCTACACGACGCCGCTCAAGGCCCTCTCCAATCAGAAGCTGCGCGATTTCCGCCAGCAGTTCGGCGAGGAGCGCGTCGGCCTGATGACCGGCGATCTGAGTGTGAACCGGGAAGCGGCGATCGTGGTGATGACCACGGAGATCTTCCGCAACATGCTCTATGCGGAGGTGGATCGGGGCGACGATCCGCTCGCTGACGTGGAGGCGGTGGTGCTTGATGAGTGCCACTACATGAATGACAGCCAGCGCGGCACGGTCTGGGAGGAGTCGATTATCCACTGCCCACCGGCGGTCCAGCTGGTGGCCTTGTCGGCCACGGTGGCCAACGCCGGCCAGCTCACTGACTGGATCGAGCGGGTGCACGGTCCGACCACGCTTGTGATGAGCGACCACCGGCCCGTGCCGCTGGCCTTCAGCTTCTGCAGCGCCAAGGGCCTCCATCCGCTGCTCAACGACGAGGGCACCGGGCTCCACCCGAACTGCAAGGTGTGGCGTGCCCCCAAGGGCGATCGCCGCAAGGGCAAAACACCCCGGCCGCCCCAGCCGGAGCCGGCACCGCTGCCTTTCGTGGTGGCCCAGCTGGCCGAGCGCGAGATGCTTCCGGCCATCTACTTCATTTTCAGCCGCCGCGGCTGCGACAAGGCCGTGCGGGATCTGGGCCGCAGCAATCTGCTCAACGCGCAGGAGGCGGAGGTGGTGCGCCGTCGTCTCGACGCCTTTGTGGCCGTCACCCCGGAGGCCGTGCGGGAGGGGGGCCATGCCGAGGCCCTGCTGCGCGGCATCGCCGCCCATCACGCCGGCGTGCTGCCGGCCTGGAAGGAGCTGATCGAGGAATTGTTCCAGCAGGGTCTGGTGAAGGTGGTCTTCGCCACCGAAACCCTGGCGGCGGGCATCAACATGCCGGCGCGCACCACGGTGATTTCTGCGCTCTCCAAGCGCACCGAGCGGGGTCATCGACCTCTGATGGGCAGCGAATTCCTGCAGATGGCGGGCCGGGCCGGCCGCCGTGGCCTCGATGTGCAGGGCTATGTGGTCACGGTGCAGAGCCGTTTCGAGGGGGTGCGTGAGGCGGGGGCGCTGGCCACCAGCCCCGCAGATCCCTTGGTGAGCCAGTTCACGCCCAGCTACGGCATGGTGCTCAACCTGCTGCAGCGCTACGACCTGGCCAAAGCCCGGCAGCTGGTGGAGCGAAGCTTCGGCCGCTATCTCGCCAACATCGACCTGTTAGAAGACGAGGCCCGCATCGCTGAACTGCGCCAGCAGTTGGAGCAGCTCACGGGTCTCGGCGACGACGTCCCCTGGGAGGCCTTTGAGGCCTATGAGAAACAACGCGACCACCTGCGCGAGGAGCGCCGGCTGCTGCGGATCCTGCAGCAGCAGGCCGAGGAGACCCTCGCCCACGAGCTCACATTGGCGCTGCAGTTCGCCAGCGAAGGGACGCTGGTGAGCCTGAAGTGCCCGCAGCTCAGGGGCCGGGTCACCCCGGCGGTGATCGTGGAGAAACCCATGGGGCCCGGTCAGTTTCCGCTGCTGCTCTGCCTCACTGACGACAACATCTGGATCCTGGTGCCCTGCAATGCGGTCGTGAGCCTGCATGCGGAGCTCAGCTGCCTGCAGGTGACCACGATCGCGGCCCCGGAGCTGCGCCACGTTGGCGAGCTTCGTCATGGCGATCAGCACAGTGGCGGTCTGGCGCTGGCGGTGGGCTCGATGGCCCGCCGCCACGACATGACCACACCCCAGTACGACTTGGCCGGTGAGGTGCGCGATCAGGCCCTGCGGGTGCAGCAGCTGGAAGCGGAGCTTGAGCGTCACCCTGCTCACGCCTGGGGTGACCGCCGCCAGCTCAAGAAGCAGCGGCGCCGCATGGAGGAGCTGGACGCGGAGATCGAGGAGCGGCAGCGACTGCTTCATCACCGCTCCAACCGTCACTGGGACACCTTCCTGTCCTTGATCGAGATCCTGCGCTTCTTCGGCGCGCTGGCGGGGCCGGATGGTCTGGTGCCCACGGAGGTGGGCCGCACCGTTGCGGCCCTGCGCGGCGACAACGAGCTCTGGCTCGGACTGTCACTGATGAGCGGCCATCTCGACGAACTCAGTCCGGCCGAACTGGCCGCCGTGTTCGAAGCGATCAGCACCGAGGTGAACCGCCCCGATCTCTGGAGTGCCTACGACCCGCCACCGCTGGCGGAGGAAGCTCTGCGCGACCTTGGTGGCCTGCGGCGGGAATTGTTGCGCCAGCAGGAGAAGGCGGCTGTGGTGGTTCCGGCCTGGTGGGAGCCGGAGCTGATGGGCCTCGTGCATGCCTGGGCGTCCGGTACCAGCTGGGTCGATGTGATGGCCAACACCTCGCTGGACGAGGGCGATGTGGTGCGCATCCTGCGCCGCACGGTGGATCTGCTCGCCCAGGTGCCGTACGCCGAAGCCCTCAGTGAACTACTGAGAACAACGGCGCGAAAGGCATTGAATGCCATCAACCGCTTCCCGGTGTGTGAGCTTCAGGATCTACCCGGCGCCACTGCCTCTGCAGCCCCCAATCCAGCAGCACCCTCTCCCCCATCGCTTGCAGATGAAGGAACGAAAGGGGTGGAATAG
- a CDS encoding transposase → MAQGKTVAEVCRVIEVTQPTYHRWRQQYGGMQAEEARRLTQLEKENARL, encoded by the coding sequence ATCGCCCAGGGCAAGACCGTCGCAGAGGTCTGCCGCGTCATCGAGGTGACGCAGCCGACGTACCACCGCTGGAGACAGCAGTACGGGGGGATGCAGGCCGAGGAAGCCAGACGGCTGACTCAGCTGGAGAAGGAGAACGCCCGGCTCTAG